From a region of the Methanobacterium formicicum DSM 3637 genome:
- the atwA gene encoding methyl coenzyme M reductase system, component A2 — translation MSFIKLENVTKTFDGVEILKNLNITIEEGAVLGILGRSGSGKSVLINMLRGMKDYRPTEGRIIYNLAVCPECLRVEPPSMAGKLCGCGCNFEAQKVDFWNADRKLFAAVKRRIAIMLQRTFALYEDDTVIDNVIKSITGHDEEESTYMAIDLLDMAQMTHRITHIARDLSGGEKQRVVLARQIAKEPMIFLADEPTGTLDPQTAESIHQALIKGVKEKGTTMVITSHWPEVMRQLSDYVIWLEKGEIVEEGDPETVVKSFMKQVPLPEKKTEFKAGGPIIKMEGVKKHYYSIDRGVVKAVDGIDLEVDQGEIFGVVGLSGAGKTTLSRILYGLTDPSSGQIMVKLGDNWIDMTEKGIFGRGRVKPYLGILHQEYSLYPHRNVLGNLTEAISLELPAEFAKMKALYVLNAVGFDEAYAEKIITKYPDELSGGERHRVALAQVLIKEPNIVILDEPTGTMDPITRVQVTDSIRKARDELKQTFLIISHDMDFVLDVCDRAALMRGGKILKIGLPQDIVEDLTPSEKEKMLKEE, via the coding sequence ATGTCTTTTATAAAATTGGAAAACGTCACCAAGACCTTTGATGGTGTAGAAATCCTGAAAAACCTGAACATAACCATAGAGGAAGGCGCTGTCCTGGGTATTCTGGGAAGAAGTGGCTCTGGAAAGTCAGTCCTCATAAACATGTTAAGGGGAATGAAGGACTACCGCCCCACCGAAGGCCGAATCATTTATAATTTGGCTGTTTGCCCCGAATGTCTGAGGGTGGAACCACCTTCAATGGCAGGGAAACTCTGTGGATGTGGATGTAATTTTGAAGCTCAGAAAGTTGATTTCTGGAATGCGGATCGTAAACTTTTCGCTGCAGTCAAACGTCGTATTGCCATCATGCTCCAGAGAACATTTGCTCTTTACGAAGATGACACAGTTATAGATAACGTTATAAAATCAATCACTGGACACGATGAAGAAGAAAGCACCTACATGGCCATTGATCTTCTGGATATGGCCCAGATGACCCACAGGATCACCCACATAGCACGTGATCTTTCAGGTGGAGAAAAACAGAGAGTGGTTCTGGCTAGGCAGATCGCCAAGGAACCAATGATATTTTTAGCTGATGAACCCACTGGTACACTTGACCCTCAGACTGCTGAATCCATACATCAAGCCCTAATTAAAGGGGTAAAAGAAAAGGGAACCACCATGGTCATCACTTCCCACTGGCCAGAAGTAATGCGACAACTATCTGATTACGTAATCTGGTTAGAGAAGGGAGAAATTGTGGAAGAAGGAGACCCTGAAACTGTGGTAAAAAGTTTCATGAAACAGGTCCCCCTTCCTGAAAAGAAAACCGAGTTCAAGGCTGGTGGCCCCATCATAAAAATGGAAGGAGTAAAAAAACACTACTATTCCATTGATCGGGGAGTGGTTAAGGCAGTGGATGGTATAGATCTGGAAGTAGATCAAGGAGAAATATTTGGAGTGGTTGGACTCTCAGGAGCAGGTAAAACCACCCTTTCCCGTATTCTTTATGGTCTCACCGATCCCAGCAGTGGCCAGATAATGGTTAAATTAGGGGACAACTGGATCGACATGACCGAAAAAGGTATATTCGGCAGAGGCCGTGTTAAACCATACCTTGGAATATTACACCAGGAGTACAGCCTTTATCCCCACAGAAACGTTTTAGGAAACCTCACCGAAGCAATTAGTCTGGAACTACCCGCAGAATTTGCTAAAATGAAAGCATTATACGTCTTGAATGCCGTGGGTTTCGATGAAGCTTATGCTGAAAAGATAATCACCAAATATCCGGATGAGTTAAGTGGAGGAGAAAGACATCGAGTGGCACTGGCCCAGGTTCTAATTAAAGAACCAAATATCGTCATCTTAGACGAACCCACCGGTACCATGGACCCCATAACCAGGGTACAGGTTACTGATTCAATCAGAAAAGCAAGGGATGAACTTAAACAAACTTTCCTCATTATAAGCCATGATATGGACTTTGTGCTGGATGTTTGTGACCGTGCAGCCCTCATGAGAGGTGGAAAGATCCTGAAAATTGGTCTGCCTCAAGATATTGTTGAAGATTTAACCCCTTCAGAAAAAGAAAAAATGTTAAAGGAGGAATAA
- a CDS encoding bifunctional precorrin-2 dehydrogenase/sirohydrochlorin ferrochelatase, whose product MGWTPLYLEMQDKNVLVVGAGEVGQRRAIRFLEAGANLTMTGGQVPQELEEMGVIPQPSSELPKWVDWADLVVVASGDQQLNQEVAHLAKDKLINRADYPEEGNFIVPSSFFIKDVQFSIFTQGKSPIMARQLRKRIQAMIQEEDILKMELQHFTRQLLKGKVHDQKNRRDYLYQILNDKKINEFLDKGELEEAQNYVTFLLETQY is encoded by the coding sequence ATGGGATGGACCCCGCTCTACCTGGAGATGCAGGATAAAAACGTCTTGGTGGTTGGAGCAGGGGAAGTTGGGCAAAGAAGAGCAATCCGTTTCCTGGAGGCTGGTGCTAATTTGACTATGACTGGAGGTCAGGTCCCCCAAGAGCTCGAAGAAATGGGAGTCATTCCCCAACCAAGTTCAGAGCTTCCGAAATGGGTTGATTGGGCTGATCTGGTGGTGGTAGCCAGTGGAGATCAGCAGTTGAACCAGGAAGTAGCCCATCTAGCTAAAGATAAGCTCATAAACCGTGCTGATTATCCGGAAGAGGGTAATTTTATTGTTCCATCCTCTTTTTTTATTAAAGATGTGCAGTTTTCCATTTTCACCCAGGGAAAAAGTCCAATTATGGCACGACAGCTGCGAAAACGTATCCAGGCCATGATCCAGGAAGAAGATATTTTAAAAATGGAACTTCAGCATTTCACTCGCCAGTTACTCAAAGGAAAAGTGCATGATCAAAAAAACCGCCGCGATTATTTATACCAAATATTAAATGACAAGAAGATTAATGAATTTTTAGATAAAGGTGAACTGGAAGAAGCCCAGAATTACGTTACCTTTCTTCTAGAAACCCAATATTGA
- a CDS encoding DUF4013 domain-containing protein yields the protein MQVFSVKLKSIIKDSIFYSVSDWRNFLVLGLILFLTDHIIGLDDFSPLWGLFGFLIIIILLFLSFMEVGYGFRIVEETVQGSTRPPSFHHPLNLFTHGIKESVILIVYFIIPVILFIFGFAEIVDMTNLDFGPLNTYLTIIIALFFFLCFNITMQGAILTMAHHEGSLRWGFNLTHVFRKIRSVGLKNMVVVSFITIVILYIVRGLIFDTLHGIPYLGSTVGDVISTVLIAPFLMIFTTRLLGLIDVPDKSPDEEINDL from the coding sequence ATGCAGGTGTTCTCTGTGAAATTAAAGTCCATTATAAAAGATTCAATATTTTATTCAGTCTCTGATTGGCGTAATTTTTTAGTACTAGGGTTAATATTATTTTTAACCGATCATATTATAGGGCTTGATGATTTTTCACCATTGTGGGGCTTATTTGGCTTTTTAATAATTATTATTCTTTTATTTTTGTCATTTATGGAGGTCGGATATGGTTTTCGTATAGTGGAGGAAACAGTACAGGGATCAACTCGACCTCCCAGTTTCCACCATCCCTTAAACTTGTTCACTCATGGAATCAAGGAAAGCGTGATCCTAATCGTTTACTTTATCATTCCGGTCATCCTCTTTATTTTTGGATTTGCTGAGATTGTGGACATGACTAACCTTGATTTTGGGCCACTGAACACTTATTTAACAATAATCATTGCATTATTTTTCTTTCTTTGTTTTAACATTACGATGCAGGGTGCAATTCTAACCATGGCTCATCATGAGGGGAGCCTTCGCTGGGGTTTTAACTTAACTCATGTATTTAGAAAAATACGCAGCGTAGGTCTAAAAAATATGGTTGTGGTCTCTTTTATCACCATAGTCATCCTTTACATTGTCAGAGGATTAATTTTTGACACCCTCCATGGAATTCCGTATTTGGGTTCCACAGTGGGGGATGTCATTTCTACAGTACTAATCGCTCCTTTTCTAATGATATTCACCACACGTTTACTAGGCTTGATTGATGTACCGGATAAATCGCCAGATGAAGAAATAAATGATTTATAA
- a CDS encoding coenzyme F420-0:L-glutamate ligase produces the protein MEIKIIGIKGIPLIKTGDNLSQLILKAAELQDLQLDNEDILVIAETAVAKAEGNLIHLENVKPSPNAIEIAEVTGKDAKLVEAIINESNEIIKVGPDFIISETKHGFVCANAGIDESNVDDGLATPIPLDPDNSAQLIREKLEKTTGKSVAVIISDTQGRAFREGAIGTAIGISGMLPTWDRCGELDLYDRELKTTSIAVADELSSAASMVMGQANEGIPVVIIRGVSYFKKLRNEYANIKPLIRPKKYDVFRE, from the coding sequence ATGGAAATTAAAATTATAGGAATCAAAGGTATTCCCCTCATTAAAACTGGAGATAATCTATCCCAACTTATCTTAAAGGCGGCAGAACTGCAGGACCTTCAACTGGATAATGAGGATATTCTGGTTATTGCTGAAACTGCAGTGGCCAAAGCTGAAGGCAATTTAATTCATTTAGAAAATGTTAAACCAAGCCCAAATGCCATAGAAATTGCCGAAGTAACTGGGAAAGATGCAAAGTTGGTTGAAGCAATAATTAATGAGTCAAATGAAATCATTAAGGTTGGACCTGACTTCATTATCTCAGAAACTAAACATGGTTTTGTGTGTGCCAATGCAGGTATTGATGAATCCAATGTAGATGATGGGCTGGCAACACCCATACCACTGGATCCGGATAACAGTGCCCAATTGATAAGGGAAAAATTAGAAAAAACTACTGGGAAAAGTGTTGCAGTAATAATATCTGACACACAGGGCAGAGCATTCCGAGAAGGTGCTATCGGAACCGCAATTGGAATTTCAGGGATGTTACCAACATGGGATCGTTGTGGTGAGCTTGATTTATATGATAGAGAACTTAAAACTACCAGTATAGCTGTTGCTGATGAATTATCATCTGCAGCATCCATGGTCATGGGTCAGGCCAATGAGGGAATACCAGTAGTTATAATCCGCGGTGTTAGTTACTTTAAGAAACTCAGAAATGAATATGCCAATATAAAACCATTAATAAGACCCAAAAAATACGATGTTTTCCGTGAATAA
- a CDS encoding methanogenesis marker 9 domain-containing protein has translation MVWEDSPSHVCRGGDKRALTFCCPPVKPCPIVFALEEAEMTPQEYIEIKEKFGEKTRLGEGEGTCFGSLVWCCKPSKPCPLRDMVLRRIDMSPEEYMDLKHQLSQELVGHETVDNEESIKALSDTFGVSNEEATQVLSECGNDLKTAIKVLRMKNLEL, from the coding sequence ATGGTCTGGGAAGATTCACCATCACATGTGTGTCGAGGTGGAGACAAGAGAGCCTTAACATTCTGTTGTCCTCCTGTCAAGCCTTGCCCCATAGTATTCGCTCTTGAAGAAGCTGAAATGACTCCTCAAGAGTACATTGAGATTAAAGAAAAATTTGGAGAAAAAACCCGTCTGGGTGAGGGTGAAGGAACCTGTTTCGGATCCCTGGTATGGTGCTGTAAACCATCCAAACCATGCCCACTGCGGGACATGGTACTGCGCAGGATCGATATGAGTCCTGAAGAGTACATGGATCTAAAACACCAGTTATCACAGGAACTGGTAGGTCATGAAACTGTAGATAACGAAGAAAGTATTAAAGCTCTTTCTGATACATTCGGTGTTTCCAATGAGGAAGCAACACAGGTTCTTTCAGAGTGCGGTAACGACCTGAAAACTGCCATTAAGGTTCTCAGGATGAAAAACCTGGAGTTATAA
- a CDS encoding MJ0144 family RNA dihydrouridine synthase-like protein — protein MAGITDGTFCRDISTLGFDMVTLGGYNADQPTHNAGQDILARGRPEFDLKPGELISHLEKETFLLKDQDTWNGIVSVNLRAMTPDPIIEVSRLKNVDVVEINAHCRQPEITDLGCGQALLNNLSHLEKFTREVVNKAKSEVSVKIRANVPGVDEIKVVQAIDHVGADYLHVDAMKPGFNSADYDLIKSIRPETSMFIIGNNSIRDVESAQKMLAAGADGISIARAAIGGTLPFDLSLI, from the coding sequence ATGGCCGGTATCACCGATGGTACTTTTTGCCGGGACATTTCAACGCTTGGGTTTGACATGGTAACCTTGGGAGGTTACAATGCCGATCAACCCACTCACAATGCAGGACAGGACATCCTGGCACGTGGAAGACCTGAGTTTGACTTAAAACCAGGGGAATTAATTTCTCACCTGGAAAAAGAAACGTTTCTCCTTAAGGATCAGGACACATGGAACGGCATAGTTTCAGTTAATCTCCGTGCCATGACTCCAGATCCTATTATTGAAGTTTCCCGACTTAAAAATGTGGATGTGGTGGAGATCAACGCCCACTGCAGGCAACCGGAAATAACTGATCTGGGCTGTGGACAGGCCCTCCTGAATAACCTGTCTCATCTGGAAAAATTCACCAGAGAAGTGGTGAATAAGGCAAAGAGTGAAGTATCAGTGAAAATACGAGCAAATGTCCCCGGTGTGGATGAAATTAAAGTAGTTCAGGCCATTGATCATGTTGGAGCGGATTATTTACATGTAGATGCCATGAAACCTGGTTTTAACTCAGCAGATTATGACCTGATTAAATCCATCCGTCCAGAAACTTCTATGTTCATTATTGGTAACAATTCAATTAGGGATGTTGAATCCGCCCAGAAAATGTTGGCTGCTGGTGCAGATGGAATATCAATTGCCAGAGCTGCCATTGGCGGAACACTGCCCTTTGATCTATCCCTAATATAG
- the cofD gene encoding 2-phospho-L-lactate transferase, with the protein MISVLSGGTGTPKLLQGMMGLVNPEDITVIVNTVENDYFSGVYVAPDVDTVLYTLAGIINEDTWYGVKDDSFITHDRLKEIGCPETLKIGDRDRALKIQKTILMKEHSLSEAVDTQRRELGIKSRIIPMSNQQSHITITTNLGEMEFHQFLVENQGKPEVRKISYQKVDPAPGLIESIENSDMVVIGPSNPITSIGPIISAKGVRKALKNSYVVGVSPIVGDKPVSGPAAKFMQAMGHEVSSLGVADIYKDFMDKFIIDLVDKDHQKEIERLISDVMITETIMTNVIDKINLARCILGENI; encoded by the coding sequence ATGATAAGCGTGCTTTCCGGTGGAACCGGCACTCCAAAACTCCTTCAAGGTATGATGGGGTTGGTAAATCCTGAAGATATCACGGTAATTGTGAACACAGTGGAGAATGATTATTTCTCAGGAGTTTACGTGGCCCCTGATGTGGATACAGTGCTTTACACCCTGGCCGGGATCATCAATGAAGACACTTGGTACGGAGTTAAGGATGATAGTTTTATAACCCATGACCGGTTAAAGGAAATCGGGTGTCCGGAAACCCTAAAGATTGGAGATCGTGACCGGGCCCTGAAAATCCAGAAAACAATATTAATGAAAGAACATTCCCTATCTGAAGCTGTAGATACCCAGAGAAGGGAACTGGGAATCAAGTCCAGAATAATTCCCATGAGCAACCAGCAATCCCATATCACCATAACTACCAATCTAGGTGAAATGGAATTCCACCAGTTCCTGGTTGAAAACCAAGGAAAACCAGAAGTACGCAAGATCAGTTATCAGAAGGTTGATCCTGCTCCAGGTTTAATAGAGTCAATTGAAAACTCAGATATGGTAGTTATTGGACCTTCAAATCCCATAACATCCATAGGACCCATAATATCAGCCAAAGGTGTTCGGAAAGCTCTTAAAAATTCTTATGTTGTTGGTGTATCCCCAATAGTTGGTGATAAACCAGTTAGTGGTCCTGCAGCTAAGTTTATGCAGGCAATGGGTCATGAAGTTTCATCTCTGGGCGTGGCTGACATATATAAAGATTTTATGGATAAATTCATAATTGACCTGGTGGATAAAGATCATCAGAAAGAAATAGAAAGACTAATATCAGATGTCATGATAACAGAGACCATCATGACCAATGTCATAGATAAGATAAATTTAGCCAGATGTATTTTGGGTGAAAATATATGA
- a CDS encoding GTP cyclohydrolase III, whose product MIQMTLIQIDNYGPWTVTPKPRAEADLQILQAELYADLQRQFAVKGGLVFFTRFDNMLAVTNGVDMDHHLRIQRSINNRYPITVSMGVGTAETPYEAQRSATSALQKYGGAQSEDRSEILAIEGLVKPDDSFVQIAHIDINGITDSLTDIIPAYDTSFIVNRVQHFLMKKLIEKGSLLFFIGGDNFMSPCNGMNPEGLLTIIEEIEEEINIALKAGVGKAPTAEKAANLADLALEEIRDGCTYNLVHVLKE is encoded by the coding sequence ATGATACAAATGACTTTAATTCAAATTGACAACTACGGACCCTGGACTGTTACCCCCAAACCAAGGGCCGAAGCAGACCTGCAGATATTGCAGGCAGAATTATACGCCGACCTGCAAAGGCAATTCGCAGTCAAAGGGGGACTGGTTTTCTTCACCCGCTTTGATAACATGCTGGCGGTTACCAACGGAGTGGACATGGATCACCATCTGCGTATTCAAAGGTCCATCAACAACCGTTACCCCATAACCGTGAGTATGGGTGTGGGAACTGCCGAAACTCCCTACGAAGCACAGAGAAGCGCCACCAGTGCACTTCAAAAATATGGTGGAGCCCAATCAGAGGACCGTAGCGAAATCCTGGCCATTGAAGGCCTGGTGAAACCAGATGACAGTTTTGTGCAGATTGCCCATATTGACATAAATGGAATCACCGATTCCTTAACCGATATCATTCCTGCGTATGACACTTCTTTTATAGTTAATCGAGTTCAGCACTTCCTCATGAAAAAATTAATTGAAAAGGGATCTTTGCTCTTTTTCATTGGTGGAGATAACTTCATGTCTCCATGTAATGGTATGAATCCCGAAGGACTGCTCACCATAATTGAAGAAATTGAAGAAGAAATTAATATCGCCCTGAAAGCAGGCGTTGGAAAAGCACCTACCGCTGAAAAAGCAGCTAACCTTGCTGATCTAGCCCTAGAAGAAATTCGGGATGGTTGCACCTACAATCTGGTTCATGTTTTGAAGGAATAA
- the hemA gene encoding glutamyl-tRNA reductase, whose amino-acid sequence MILNIRIDHKTADIRKIEESTHKLDEIFAKIQEDHSVKEYILLKTCNRAELYLILDECYLDYHWGGLVVEKNEKALEHVLKLSCGLESMIIGEDQILGQLKEAHKTSIKEKHCGPVLGTIFTKAVHVGQAVRKKTRINQGSVSIGSAAVNLAESVLGDLKCKKVLIIGAGKMGTLVAKALVEKHLKAIVVANRTYNRAVCLAKELEGSAIHFDRLAEAMYDADVIICATGAPHPILTQEKVEASVPAENLEKMVMVDIANPRDIEEDVAQLGVRLYNIDDLRDIADKNRKMREREACEAEKIIAEELQLLETSLRHLEVKPIIGDIRSQAEVIRQRETKKALRMLGDMNGKEKVVDDLTKVVVDRVFYDIIHNLKEAAENDDKDVLEAAKYIFKDETR is encoded by the coding sequence GTGATTCTTAACATCAGGATCGACCATAAAACAGCGGATATTCGCAAAATAGAGGAATCCACCCATAAATTGGATGAAATATTCGCGAAAATACAGGAAGATCACTCAGTAAAGGAGTACATTCTTCTAAAAACCTGTAACCGTGCCGAACTTTACCTGATTCTGGATGAATGTTATTTGGATTACCACTGGGGTGGCCTGGTAGTCGAAAAGAATGAAAAAGCCCTTGAACATGTTCTTAAACTTTCCTGCGGATTGGAATCCATGATCATTGGAGAGGATCAGATACTGGGCCAGTTGAAAGAGGCCCATAAAACCAGTATCAAGGAAAAACATTGTGGCCCAGTTTTAGGGACCATCTTCACCAAAGCCGTACACGTAGGACAGGCAGTGCGGAAGAAAACACGAATAAATCAGGGATCAGTTTCCATTGGTTCTGCAGCAGTTAACCTGGCAGAATCTGTTCTAGGTGATCTCAAATGTAAGAAAGTGCTGATTATAGGGGCAGGTAAAATGGGAACCCTGGTGGCTAAAGCCCTGGTGGAAAAACACCTCAAGGCAATCGTGGTGGCTAACCGTACCTATAATCGGGCAGTTTGTCTTGCTAAGGAATTAGAGGGAAGTGCAATTCATTTTGACCGTCTGGCTGAGGCTATGTATGATGCAGATGTGATCATATGTGCAACCGGAGCTCCTCACCCCATACTTACTCAAGAAAAGGTGGAAGCATCTGTTCCTGCTGAAAACCTGGAGAAAATGGTGATGGTTGATATTGCCAATCCAAGGGATATTGAGGAGGATGTGGCTCAGTTGGGAGTGAGACTTTACAACATAGATGATCTCCGTGATATTGCCGATAAAAACAGGAAAATGAGGGAACGTGAGGCATGTGAAGCTGAAAAGATTATTGCTGAGGAATTGCAGCTTTTGGAAACATCCCTGCGGCATCTGGAAGTAAAACCCATTATTGGAGATATCAGATCCCAGGCCGAAGTAATCAGGCAAAGAGAAACCAAAAAGGCACTTCGCATGCTGGGAGACATGAACGGCAAGGAGAAGGTGGTTGATGACCTTACCAAAGTGGTAGTTGATCGTGTTTTTTATGATATAATCCATAATTTAAAAGAAGCAGCAGAAAATGATGATAAGGATGTTTTAGAAGCTGCAAAGTATATTTTTAAGGATGAAACTCGCTGA
- the hcp gene encoding hydroxylamine reductase, which translates to MEKEGALDMFCYQCSQTARETGCTVVGVCGKQPTVARLQDNLLFAIKGISAYLYHARELGYTDDEVDAFLEKGFFSTLTNVNFDAADLVELAIEAGKMNIKTMQLLKKAHIETYGEPVPTEVPVGSVKGPGIVVTGHSLKNLEELLKQTEGKGINIYTHSEMLPAHGYPGLKKYKHLVGQLGGPWFDQKQTFSKYPVAILGTSNCVLLPREEYKERMFTSGVAQLPGVQHIDDNDFTPVIEKALELPELEDEPRDTVLTTGFGASTVLSLAPKIKELVEAGKIKQFILVGGCDSPKPQAKYYTEFVEKLPKETVVLTLACGKYRFNDMDLGDIEGVPRLIDLGQCNDAIVAVDIAVALTELFGVELNELPLTIVLSWMEQKAAAILWSLLALNIKGMYIGPILPAWANDDILKVLVENYDLKPIGDPEEDIKTIMGE; encoded by the coding sequence ATGGAGAAAGAAGGTGCATTAGATATGTTCTGTTACCAGTGTTCACAAACAGCCCGTGAAACTGGTTGTACCGTTGTAGGAGTATGTGGAAAACAGCCCACTGTGGCCCGACTGCAGGACAACCTGCTATTTGCCATAAAAGGAATATCAGCTTATCTATACCATGCCCGTGAACTGGGATATACTGATGATGAGGTGGATGCATTCCTGGAGAAGGGTTTCTTCTCTACTTTGACCAATGTCAACTTCGACGCCGCAGACCTGGTGGAACTGGCCATAGAAGCTGGTAAAATGAATATTAAAACCATGCAACTACTTAAAAAGGCCCATATTGAAACCTACGGCGAACCTGTACCCACCGAAGTACCGGTTGGATCAGTTAAAGGACCCGGCATTGTAGTCACTGGACACAGCCTCAAAAACCTGGAAGAACTCCTGAAACAAACTGAAGGAAAGGGAATTAACATATACACTCACTCTGAAATGTTACCAGCCCACGGATACCCTGGACTTAAGAAATATAAACACTTGGTGGGACAGCTGGGAGGACCCTGGTTTGACCAGAAACAGACTTTCTCCAAATACCCGGTTGCTATCCTGGGAACTTCAAACTGTGTACTCTTACCCAGAGAGGAATACAAAGAAAGAATGTTCACCAGTGGGGTAGCCCAGTTACCTGGAGTGCAACATATAGATGACAATGATTTCACCCCAGTAATTGAAAAAGCCCTGGAGCTTCCGGAACTGGAAGATGAACCACGAGACACTGTACTAACCACTGGATTCGGAGCTTCAACCGTTCTATCCCTCGCTCCAAAAATTAAAGAACTGGTAGAAGCGGGTAAAATAAAACAGTTCATCCTGGTGGGTGGATGTGACTCTCCAAAACCTCAGGCAAAATACTACACCGAATTTGTGGAGAAACTCCCTAAAGAAACAGTAGTTCTGACACTGGCCTGTGGAAAATACCGTTTCAACGACATGGATTTAGGGGATATTGAAGGTGTGCCCCGACTGATAGACCTGGGACAGTGTAACGATGCCATAGTTGCAGTAGATATTGCAGTGGCCCTAACTGAACTATTCGGTGTGGAACTCAATGAACTGCCATTAACCATTGTTCTAAGCTGGATGGAACAAAAAGCAGCTGCAATTCTCTGGAGTTTACTGGCCCTGAACATTAAAGGAATGTACATTGGACCTATTCTCCCTGCATGGGCCAACGATGACATTCTGAAAGTTCTGGTAGAAAATTACGACTTGAAACCAATTGGAGATCCAGAAGAAGATATCAAGACCATAATGGGGGAATAA
- a CDS encoding AAA family ATPase, whose protein sequence is MKLNNITPDPIVSEKKTSTGLEEVGKETKMVVLQSIGYPFLCNLVENPKIEIFDNELFELYAREQWVGSTVKEGSFLFDQKLLPDFAFKVIKAHPDDSRITQNTSILLMEVEEVREIKKIESDLKMSDVIGQERAKTKCKIITKYLKEPETFQEWAPKNVLFHGTPGTGKTMLAKSLSHELQVPLFLVKATSLIGEHVGDGARQIHDLFDAASACGPAVIFIDEIDAIGLDRKYQSLRGDVSEVVNALLTELDGINPNLGVVTIGATNNPQLLDYALRSRFEEEIEFTLPDEDERRKILEMYIKSMPLPVDTDAKKLASISKGMSGRDIKDRLLKVALHKAISEDQDSVTWDNFQYALKHHEKEKNEPKNMFA, encoded by the coding sequence TTGAAACTCAACAACATAACTCCTGATCCGATTGTATCTGAAAAAAAGACCTCCACTGGTCTGGAAGAAGTCGGGAAAGAAACCAAAATGGTGGTACTTCAATCCATTGGTTATCCTTTCCTGTGCAACCTGGTGGAAAATCCTAAGATCGAAATATTCGATAATGAACTTTTCGAACTCTATGCTCGGGAACAATGGGTAGGCTCCACAGTAAAAGAAGGTTCATTTCTTTTTGACCAGAAATTACTGCCAGATTTTGCTTTCAAGGTAATTAAAGCCCATCCAGATGATTCCCGGATAACTCAAAACACTTCCATACTCCTGATGGAGGTGGAAGAGGTTCGTGAGATTAAAAAAATCGAAAGCGACCTTAAAATGAGTGATGTTATTGGCCAGGAACGGGCCAAGACCAAATGTAAGATTATAACCAAATATTTGAAGGAACCAGAAACCTTCCAGGAATGGGCACCAAAGAATGTATTGTTCCATGGTACACCTGGTACTGGTAAAACCATGCTGGCTAAATCATTATCCCATGAACTTCAGGTTCCCCTTTTCCTGGTTAAAGCCACCAGTCTCATAGGAGAACATGTGGGTGATGGAGCACGCCAGATACACGACCTTTTCGATGCAGCATCAGCCTGTGGACCTGCAGTTATTTTCATTGATGAAATAGACGCCATTGGCCTGGACCGTAAATACCAGTCCCTGAGAGGAGATGTTTCTGAGGTGGTCAATGCCCTGTTAACCGAACTGGATGGTATCAACCCCAACCTGGGAGTTGTAACCATTGGGGCCACTAACAATCCTCAATTATTGGATTATGCTCTAAGAAGCAGGTTTGAAGAGGAAATAGAATTCACGCTCCCTGATGAGGATGAAAGAAGAAAGATTCTGGAAATGTACATAAAATCAATGCCTTTACCAGTTGACACTGATGCGAAGAAACTGGCTAGCATATCCAAGGGTATGTCTGGCCGAGACATCAAGGACCGGCTGCTTAAAGTGGCACTGCATAAGGCAATATCTGAAGATCAGGACAGTGTAACCTGGGATAACTTCCAGTACGCACTTAAACATCATGAAAAAGAGAAAAATGAACCTAAAAATATGTTTGCCTGA